One part of the Anaerolineales bacterium genome encodes these proteins:
- a CDS encoding acylphosphatase, with protein sequence MNERMTAIVRGGVQGVGFRYFVWQQARSLGLTGWVRNLLNGNVEVLAEGSRAHLEQIALALRSGPPAADVKDCEIEWLPASDEFAGFDVKY encoded by the coding sequence ATGAACGAACGCATGACGGCCATCGTGCGCGGTGGCGTGCAGGGCGTCGGCTTCCGCTATTTTGTGTGGCAGCAAGCCCGCAGCCTGGGCCTGACCGGTTGGGTGCGCAACTTGCTCAACGGCAATGTTGAGGTGCTGGCCGAGGGCAGCCGTGCTCACCTGGAGCAGATAGCCCTTGCCCTGCGCAGCGGCCCGCCAGCAGCCGATGTCAAAGACTGCGAGATCGAGTGGCTGCCAGCCAGCGATGAATTTGCTGGTTTTGACGTCAAGTATTAA
- the radC gene encoding DNA repair protein RadC translates to MGDETTYRIADIAINERPRERLKQHGAGSLSTAELLAVLLRTGLQGENAVALAQRLLQSFGGLAGLHRADFAEMESTHGLGEAKAATIKAAIELGRRLHTQDPEQRVRISSPADAATLVQYEMSALEQEHLRTILLTTRNEVIEIAEIYRGSLNSAPVRIADVFKPAIRKNAAAIILVHNHPSGDPTPSPDDIALTKAIREAGQLLGLEVLDHIIVGQGRFVSLKEKRLGL, encoded by the coding sequence ATGGGGGATGAAACCACCTACCGCATAGCTGACATTGCCATCAACGAACGCCCGCGCGAACGGCTCAAACAGCACGGCGCAGGCTCACTCAGCACCGCTGAGCTGCTGGCCGTGCTGCTGCGCACTGGCTTGCAGGGCGAGAACGCGGTAGCGCTGGCTCAGCGCCTGCTGCAAAGCTTTGGCGGACTGGCGGGCCTGCACCGCGCCGACTTTGCCGAGATGGAAAGTACCCACGGCCTGGGCGAAGCCAAAGCCGCCACGATCAAGGCTGCCATCGAGCTTGGCCGCCGCCTGCACACGCAGGACCCCGAGCAGCGCGTGCGCATCAGCAGCCCGGCAGACGCGGCCACGCTGGTGCAATACGAAATGAGCGCACTGGAGCAAGAGCATCTGCGCACGATCCTGCTGACCACGCGCAACGAGGTCATCGAAATTGCGGAGATCTACCGCGGCTCACTCAACAGCGCGCCGGTGCGCATTGCCGATGTGTTCAAACCGGCGATCCGCAAGAACGCCGCCGCGATCATCCTGGTGCACAACCACCCCAGCGGCGACCCAACACCCAGCCCGGACGACATAGCGCTGACCAAAGCCATCCGCGAAGCCGGGCAGCTCCTTGGACTAGAAGTGCTGGATCACATCATTGTGGGTCAGGGCCGCTTTGTTTCGTTGAAAGAGAAACGGCTGGGGTTGTAG
- a CDS encoding tetratricopeptide repeat protein, which translates to MPWRAILFTVLALALGSLACNMQRVLDPSLPTSTLPSAAQATPVTPQPTAAPTPTNSARVQSADRLFFYGDWEGALAEYQRVYQSDEPDLQAPALLGVGRAYVKLGRYAEAATALNSVISQFSASEHAAAAYFALAEMHTLQNNHAAAAQAYQQYIDTRPGVLDAYVHELRGDALLAAADTDGALAAYNAAMLAPRLGDTLALQVKIGKLHTTRNDHQAAILVYQNVYTTTANDYLKAEMDLLMGRAYQAMGDSAQAHALFQDAVTKFPLAFSSYAALVELVNAGVAVDELQRGLVDYYAATNSSGSTATELYLVAIAAFDRYLSTAPADHNDTAHYFRALSLRNTGDYEAAIRELDGMLAEHLLGTYWLDGYLQKADIQWRYLDNFDAAIATLEGFLVTNAGHPNAARVLYQAGMVAEVGGRLTRAAEIFPRVANEYPASEYAYDALFMAGISRYRLGEYVAAQSLFARANQAALSLEQQSQSHFWIGKSQNAQGDTEAARNTWRTTITIDPTGYYSERARDILDGFDPFEPPADYHREVDLEAERQQAEAWLRSTFSLPMDTDLSVPGPLWQDARFVRGTELWHLGRYQAARNEFESLRADLSTDAANSYRLANHLVELGMYRSAVFAAREVLNLAGMTDAGTMNAPVYFNRIRFGLYYQDLVETDSARRGIDPLFVYSMMRQESLYEGFVTSSAGARGLLQIIPSTGQEMAVHSGWPPNFTGEDLYRPNVSIRLGVEYLARQLNAFDGDLYVALAAYNAGPGNAIFWRDQAQGDPDLFVEIVQFTETRNHLRSIYEIYDIYRRLYAAQ; encoded by the coding sequence ATGCCATGGCGAGCCATTCTTTTCACTGTGCTGGCGTTGGCCTTGGGCAGCCTGGCGTGCAATATGCAGCGTGTGCTCGATCCTTCGCTGCCCACATCTACATTGCCCAGCGCCGCTCAGGCAACACCCGTCACCCCACAACCCACCGCTGCGCCCACCCCAACCAATAGCGCCCGCGTACAGTCTGCCGACCGCCTGTTCTTCTACGGCGATTGGGAAGGTGCGCTGGCTGAGTATCAACGCGTATATCAGAGCGATGAGCCGGATCTGCAGGCACCCGCGCTGCTGGGTGTGGGCCGTGCTTATGTGAAACTGGGCCGCTACGCCGAAGCGGCTACCGCGCTAAACAGCGTGATCAGCCAATTCTCGGCCAGCGAACATGCCGCCGCGGCCTATTTTGCCCTGGCGGAGATGCATACCCTGCAGAACAACCACGCTGCCGCGGCGCAGGCTTATCAGCAGTACATAGATACGCGCCCCGGCGTGCTGGATGCCTATGTACATGAGCTGCGCGGCGATGCCTTGCTGGCCGCTGCGGACACCGATGGCGCCCTGGCGGCTTACAACGCCGCCATGCTGGCCCCGCGCCTGGGCGATACGCTGGCCCTGCAGGTCAAGATCGGCAAGCTGCACACCACCCGCAATGACCATCAGGCTGCCATCCTGGTCTATCAGAACGTTTACACCACCACCGCCAACGATTATCTGAAGGCTGAGATGGACCTGCTGATGGGCCGCGCCTACCAGGCCATGGGCGACAGCGCCCAGGCGCACGCCTTGTTTCAGGATGCGGTTACCAAGTTTCCGCTGGCCTTTTCCTCGTATGCTGCTTTGGTGGAGCTGGTCAATGCCGGCGTGGCAGTGGATGAATTGCAGCGCGGCCTGGTGGACTATTACGCCGCTACCAATAGCAGCGGCAGCACCGCCACCGAGTTGTACCTGGTCGCGATCGCTGCTTTTGACCGCTATCTCAGCACCGCACCAGCAGACCACAACGATACGGCCCACTATTTCCGCGCCCTCTCTCTGCGTAATACTGGCGACTATGAAGCCGCCATCCGTGAGTTGGATGGCATGCTCGCCGAGCATCTCCTGGGCACCTATTGGCTGGACGGCTATTTGCAAAAAGCAGATATTCAATGGCGTTATCTGGATAACTTTGATGCTGCCATTGCCACCCTCGAGGGTTTCCTGGTGACCAACGCCGGCCATCCCAATGCGGCCCGGGTGCTTTATCAGGCGGGCATGGTCGCCGAAGTGGGTGGCCGGCTCACCCGCGCCGCCGAGATCTTCCCGCGTGTGGCCAACGAATATCCCGCCTCTGAATATGCATACGATGCGCTGTTTATGGCGGGCATATCGCGCTATCGCCTGGGCGAGTATGTAGCCGCTCAAAGCCTGTTTGCCCGTGCCAACCAGGCCGCCCTTAGTCTGGAGCAGCAGTCGCAGAGCCACTTCTGGATCGGCAAATCCCAGAACGCCCAGGGAGACACTGAAGCGGCGCGTAACACTTGGCGCACTACCATCACGATCGACCCGACCGGCTATTACAGCGAGCGCGCTCGCGACATCCTGGATGGCTTTGATCCCTTTGAGCCCCCAGCCGACTATCACCGCGAAGTGGACTTGGAAGCAGAGCGCCAACAGGCTGAGGCCTGGCTGCGTAGTACTTTCAGCCTGCCGATGGATACTGACCTCAGTGTGCCTGGTCCGCTATGGCAGGATGCCCGCTTCGTGCGCGGCACAGAGCTGTGGCACCTGGGCCGCTATCAGGCGGCCCGCAATGAGTTCGAAAGCCTGCGGGCAGACCTGAGCACGGATGCGGCCAATTCCTACCGTCTGGCGAATCACCTTGTGGAGCTGGGCATGTACCGCAGTGCGGTTTTTGCTGCGCGTGAGGTGCTCAATCTGGCAGGCATGACCGACGCAGGCACCATGAATGCGCCAGTCTATTTCAACCGGATTCGCTTCGGGCTCTATTACCAGGATCTGGTGGAGACGGACAGCGCCCGCCGCGGTATTGACCCGCTGTTCGTTTACAGCATGATGCGCCAGGAGAGCTTGTACGAGGGCTTTGTCACCTCGTCGGCCGGGGCGCGAGGTTTGCTGCAGATCATCCCGTCTACCGGGCAGGAGATGGCTGTCCACAGCGGCTGGCCGCCCAATTTCACCGGAGAAGACCTATACCGCCCTAATGTCAGCATTCGCCTAGGCGTCGAATACCTGGCGCGCCAGCTCAACGCTTTTGACGGCGATCTCTACGTAGCCTTGGCCGCATACAACGCCGGCCCGGGCAATGCGATCTTCTGGCGTGACCAAGCCCAGGGTGACCCGGATCTGTTCGTTGAGATCGTGCAATTCACGGAAACGCGTAACCACTTGCGTAGCATCTACGAGATATACGATATCTATCGCAGGCTGTACGCAGCTCAATAA
- a CDS encoding peptide ABC transporter substrate-binding protein, protein MKKLRWQLLLVVLALAAIAILLLARQPLLRSLTAEPGQGGIYIEGLVGTLGRLNPLLDDANPADQDINRLLFSGLLRFDERGNPQPDLAEAWGVVVTGETYNITLRQGLTWHDGAPLTTQDVAFTIELMRNPDLPIPADVRNLWSSVEVIVLDPRNMQLVLPKSFAPFQDYLTFGVLPQHLLGNMSAVELLNAPYNLQPVGSGPYRFGELLSQDGQINGVVLEAWDGYYAGRPFLDQVIFNYYDSSEAAYAAYQRGDVMGVSYLSPQVLSNALNDPSLSVYTSRLPRLTMMIMNLGSTEVPFFSELGVRQAILQGINRQWIIDQYLGGQAMLANGPILPGTWAYNESLPRIEYNVEAATNLLREAGYSIPATGGQVRSKDGIDLRFQLAHPDTPQHTLIAESIKSDLAALGIEVNLLAVPYADLIANYLEPRSYQAALIDLNLSNYPDPDPYPFWHQAAVSGGQNYSRWDDRRASEYLEEARVTTSQVQRARLYRNFQNHFINQAPAIPLYFPVYSYGVSSLVRGVSVGPLYQTSDRFTTLAEWFLVARGQLDELEPTSQPQQSTDTPAATTP, encoded by the coding sequence ATGAAAAAGCTTCGTTGGCAGCTCCTGCTTGTGGTGCTGGCCTTGGCTGCCATTGCCATTCTGTTACTGGCGCGGCAACCCCTTCTGCGCAGCCTGACGGCTGAGCCGGGCCAAGGCGGCATCTATATCGAAGGCCTGGTGGGGACCCTGGGCCGCCTTAACCCCCTGCTTGACGACGCCAACCCGGCTGACCAGGATATCAACCGCCTGCTGTTCAGCGGCCTGCTTCGCTTTGACGAGCGCGGCAACCCGCAGCCTGACCTGGCCGAGGCCTGGGGCGTGGTGGTGACCGGCGAAACGTACAACATCACCCTGCGCCAAGGCCTGACCTGGCACGACGGCGCGCCCCTCACAACCCAAGATGTTGCCTTCACCATTGAACTGATGCGCAACCCAGATCTGCCCATCCCGGCGGATGTGCGCAACCTGTGGAGCTCAGTGGAAGTCATCGTGCTTGACCCGCGCAATATGCAGCTCGTCCTGCCCAAGTCGTTTGCCCCGTTTCAGGATTATTTGACCTTTGGCGTACTGCCCCAGCACCTGCTGGGAAACATGAGCGCGGTCGAGCTGTTGAATGCTCCTTATAACTTACAGCCCGTTGGCTCCGGCCCTTACCGCTTCGGCGAACTGCTGTCTCAGGATGGGCAGATCAATGGTGTAGTTCTGGAAGCATGGGATGGCTATTACGCTGGCCGGCCGTTTCTCGATCAGGTCATTTTCAACTATTACGACAGTTCTGAGGCCGCCTATGCCGCCTACCAGCGCGGCGATGTGATGGGTGTAAGTTATCTGAGCCCGCAGGTATTGAGCAACGCACTCAATGATCCCTCGCTGAGCGTGTACACCAGCCGCCTGCCGCGCCTCACGATGATGATCATGAACCTGGGCAGCACGGAAGTGCCGTTCTTCAGCGAGCTAGGCGTGCGCCAGGCGATCCTGCAAGGCATTAATCGCCAGTGGATCATTGACCAGTATCTGGGCGGGCAGGCTATGCTGGCCAATGGACCGATATTGCCTGGCACCTGGGCCTACAACGAAAGCCTGCCACGCATTGAGTACAACGTGGAAGCGGCCACCAACCTGCTGCGCGAGGCCGGCTACAGTATTCCCGCCACTGGCGGCCAGGTGCGCAGCAAAGACGGTATTGACCTGCGTTTCCAGCTGGCGCACCCGGACACACCCCAGCACACCCTGATCGCTGAGAGCATCAAAAGCGACCTGGCTGCGCTGGGAATTGAAGTCAACCTGCTTGCCGTTCCATATGCTGATCTGATCGCAAACTACCTTGAGCCGCGCAGCTACCAGGCGGCGCTGATCGACCTGAACCTTTCGAACTACCCTGACCCGGACCCTTACCCCTTCTGGCACCAGGCCGCCGTCTCCGGCGGGCAGAACTACTCCCGCTGGGATGATCGCCGCGCCAGCGAATACCTGGAAGAAGCCCGTGTGACCACCAGCCAGGTGCAGCGCGCACGCCTGTACCGCAACTTCCAGAACCACTTCATCAATCAGGCGCCGGCGATCCCGCTGTACTTCCCGGTCTATAGCTATGGCGTGTCCTCCCTTGTGCGTGGCGTATCGGTTGGGCCGCTGTACCAGACCAGCGACCGCTTCACTACACTGGCCGAGTGGTTCCTGGTGGCGCGTGGCCAGCTAGACGAGCTGGAGCCCACTTCACAACCCCAGCAGAGCACAGATACGCCTGCAGCAACCACACCATAA
- the secG gene encoding preprotein translocase subunit SecG translates to METILDIAIIITSVALVATILLQSKQAGLGGIGGAEVATTFSTRRGLEKTLFRATIVLSVVFFALAIYTVYVSG, encoded by the coding sequence ATGGAAACGATTCTCGATATTGCGATCATCATTACCTCGGTTGCCCTGGTGGCCACCATCCTGCTGCAGAGCAAGCAAGCAGGCTTGGGGGGCATTGGCGGCGCTGAGGTAGCCACCACCTTCTCCACCCGCCGCGGCCTGGAGAAGACCCTGTTCCGGGCTACGATCGTCCTGAGCGTGGTCTTTTTCGCCCTGGCTATCTACACGGTATACGTATCAGGCTAA